The following coding sequences lie in one Lolium perenne isolate Kyuss_39 chromosome 2, Kyuss_2.0, whole genome shotgun sequence genomic window:
- the LOC127334162 gene encoding peroxidase 1, with protein MAVGRMQWLSLALAASLATLLSASASQPGIGFGYYKETCPAAEQIVFRETTRIVRASPDLAASLLRLHYHDCFVQGCDASVLLDSTDGTPAEKDAKPNESLRGFDAVARVKDKLEKACPATVSCADLLALMARDAVVLSKGPSWPVALGRRDGRTSSAGDCGQLPPLYGNITVMIEVFAAKGLDVKDLAVLSAAHTLGKAHCSSFADRLYNGSAPSTDPTLERRYADRLRMRCPGPGDSSAAMSEMDAGSCSTFDTSYYRQVARGRGLLRSDAGLMEHPVTGAYVRRAAAGRYEGHFFQDFRDSMAKMGAIGVLSGNQGEIRTKCNLVN; from the exons ATGGCAGTGGGAAGGATGCAATGGTTGTCGCTTGCGCTCGCAGCTTCGCTAGCCACGCTCCTTTCGGCGAGCGCATCGCAGCCTGGCATCGGGTTCGGGTACTACAAGGAGACGTGCCCGGCGGCGGAGCAGATCGTGTTCCGGGAGACGACGAGGATCGTCAGGGCCTCGCCGGACCTGGCCGCCTCGCTGCTCAGGCTGCACTACCACGACTGCTTCGTGCAgggctgcgacgcgtccgtcctgCTCGACTCCACGGACGGCACCCCGGCGGAGAAGGACGCCAAGCCCAACGAGAGCCTCCGAGGCTTCGACGCCGTCGCGCGGGTCAAGGACAAGCTCGAGAAGGCCTGCCCGGCCACCGTCTCCTGCGCTGACCTCCTCGCGCTCATGGCACGCGACGCCGTGGTCCTG AGCAAGGGCCCGTCCTGGCCGGTGGCGCTCGGCCGGAGGGACGGCCGGACGTCCAGCGCCGGCGACTGCGGCCAGCTGCCGCCCCTGTACGGGAACATCACGGTCATGATCGAGGTGTTCGCTGCCAAGGGCCTCGACGTCAAGGACCTCGCCGTGCTCTCGGCAGCGCACACGCTCGGGAAGGCGCACTGCTCCTCCTTCGCTGACCGCCTCTACAACGGCAGCGCTCCCAGCACCGACCCGACCCTGGAACGCCGGTACGCCGACAGGCTGCGAATGCGGTGCCCTGGCCCCGGCGACAGCAGTGCGGCGATGTCGGAGATGGACGCAGGGAGCTGCTCGACGTTCGACACGAGCTACTACCGGCAGGTGGCAAGGGGGCGCGGGCTGCTCCGGTCGGACGCCGGCCTCATGGAGCATCCCGTCACCGGTGCCTACGTCCGGCGCGCCGCAGCTGGCAGGTACGAGGGGCACTTCTTCCAGGACTTCCGCGACTCCATGGCCAAGATGGGCGCCATCGGCGTGCTCAGTGGCAACCAGGGGGAGATCAGGACCAAGTGCAACCTTGTCAACTGA